TCCACTCCGCCACGAAGTACCTCGGCGGCCATGGCACGGCGATGGCCGGAGTCATCGTCGACGCCGGGCGCTTCGACTTCTCCGCCGATCCCGAGCGCTACCCGGGCTTCAACACCCCCGACGAGTCCTACAACGGCATCGTCTACGCCCGCGACCTCGGACCGGACTCCGCCTTCGGCGCGAACGTGTCCTTCGGCATCAAGGCCCGCGTCCAGCTGCTGCGCGACCTCGGACCGGCCGCCGCCCCCTTCAACGCGTTCCTCATCGCCCAGGGGCTCGAGACGCTCAGCCTCCGCATCGAGCGCCACGTCGCGAACGCGAACACCGTGGCCGAGTGGCTCGAGGCGCACTCCCAGGTCGAGCGGGTCGCCTTCGCCGGCCTGCCGTCGAGCCCGTGGCACGCGCTCGCGCAGAAGTACCTGCCCAAGGGCGTGGGCTCGGTGCTGTCCTTCGACATCGCCGGCGGCTACGATGCCGCGGTGCGGTTCGTCGACGCTCTCGAGCTCCATTCCCACGTCGCGAACATCGGCGACGTCCGCTCGCTCGTCATCCACCCCGCCTCGACGACGCACTCCCAGCTCGATGAGGTGGCCCAGGCGGCGGCCGGCGTCAACCCGGGCCTCGTCCGGCTCGCGGTCGGCATCGAGGGCATCGACGACATCATCGCCGACCTCGAGAAGGGCTTCGCCGCCGCGCGCGGCTGAGCGCCATGCCGGTCGCCGGGCGCACGGGACTCGCCGGATTCACCGATCACCACCTCGAATCCGGGTACGTCTTCGAGGAGATGCACATCGCCTTCGAGACCTTCGGCACGCTCAACGCCGCGGGGACGAACGCGGTGCTCATCGAGCACGCGCTCACCGGCGACGCCCACGCGACCTCCGGCGTGGCCGAGCCCGCCACCGCCGAGCACCCGCGGTCCTTCGCCCCCGGCTGGTGGGAGGAGGTCATCGGTCCCGGGCGGGCGATCGACACCGACGAGTTCTTCGTCGTGTGCGCCAACGCGCTCGGCGGGTGCAGCGGCACCACCGGGCCGACGACGACGCACGCCGACGGGCTGCCCTACGGCTCCCGGTTCCCCGCGCTGACGATCCGCGACCTCGTCGCCGCGGAGATCGCGCTCACCGACCGGCTCGGGATCGCGTCGTGGCACGCGGTGATCGGCGGGTCGATGGGCGGGGCGCGCGCCCTCGAGTTCGCCCTCATGGCGCCCGAGCGGGTGCAGCGGGCCACGGTGCTCGCGGCCCCCGCGTACTCCGACGCCGACCAGATCGCATGGGCGCACGCCCAGATCCAGGCGATCGAGCTCGACCCCGATTACTGCGGGGGCGACTACGCCGCGCTCGGCCGGTTCCCGACGGCGGGACTCGGGCTGGCGCGGCAGATCGCCCATCTGACGTACCGGGCCGACACCGAGCTCAACCACCGGTTCGCGAACACCCGGCAGTTCCCGCGTCCGGCCGGGGCGCCGGACACGTACTACTCGATCCAGAGCTACCTCGATCACCAGGCCCGGAAGCTCGTCGGGCGCTTCGATGCGGAGTCCTATCGCGTCCTCACCGGCGCGCTGCGCGACCACGACGTGCGCCGCGGACGGAGCCAGGACCTCGGTCAGGCGCTCGCGCACGCGACGAGCGCCTTCCAGGTCATCAGCGTGTCCTCCGATCGGCTCTACCCGCCGGGCCAGGTGGCGCAGCTCGCCGAGGCGCTCCCCGGCACCGTCGCCCACCACACGATCGACTCGTGGGCCGGCCACGACGGCTTCCTCACCGAGGGGCGGGCCGTCGGCCAGCTGGTCCGCGCGTTCCTCGAATCCTGAGGCCGCGCGGACCGCGGGCGCGGCCCGTGCTCAACTCCGGGCCGCGGTCTTCCGGGCGGCGTGGAGCACCTTCTCGTCGACGGGGTGGTCGGCCTGCGCGCGGGCCCGTCGGTAGTGCTCCCGCGCCTCCGCCTGACGTTCGGCCTCGATGCCCTCGGCGATCGTCGCGCGCCGGTGCTCGGGTCCGTAGCCGAACGCCGCGACGAGGTCGGCGGCATTGCCCGCGAGCTTCGTGCACAGGCGGCTGATGGTCGGCCCCACCTGGCGCGCCCGGTTCATCGACAGCCGACCGTACATGATGTGCCAGCCGATCTTCCGCTCGATGAGCGTGAGCCCGTAGAGGTCGCGGATGCGGCGGAGCGCCTTCGCCTCGTCGGCGCGCGCAGGGTCGTCGTCGAGGGAGTGGAGCGCGGTGTCGAGCGCCTCCCATTTGAGGAGTTCGATGTAGGCGCGCGCGGCCTCGATGAGCTCGTGCTGGTTCTCGTTGAGCAGGGCCGCGGCATCGGCCCGCGACATCTTCGCCGCAGGCCGCAGGTTGCCCGCGAGCTCGGCGACCATGGTGTCGACGCGCGCGGACAGGAGCATCTGCTGGAGCCTGCCGGACCGGATGCGGCGCTCGGTGAGCCCCGGGGTGAGGACCTCTCCGATCGTCCGCCCGACGTTCGCGAGGCCCGAGCGGTAGAGCGAGTGCTCGGCGGCCTGCGTGCCGATGAAGCGGGCGACCCCGCCGAAGTCGATGTTCTTGAACTCCGCCGCGTAGTCGCCCAGCAGCCGCTTGCCGACGAGCTGGAGCAGCACGGTGTTGTCGCCCTCGAAGGTGACGAAGATGTCGAGGTCGGACCGCAGGCCGGTGAGCCGGTTCTCCGTCATGAACCCGGCGCCGCCGCACGCCTCGCGGCACTCCTGGAGGATGTCGAGCGCGGACCAGGTCGAGACGGCCTTGAACCCGGCCGCCTGGGTCTCGAGGACCTGCCGGGCCTCGTCGGAGTCGTCGGTGCCGGAGAACACCTGCTGGAAGGACTCGAGCAGCACCTCGTGGGCGATGCCGTTGGCGTAGGTCTCCGCGAGCAGCGGCATGAGCCGACGCTGGTGCTGCTGGTAGTCGAGGAGGACGACCTCCTCGGTGTCGTCGGCCCCGGTGAACTGGCGCCGCTCGAGGCCGTAGCGGATCGCGATGTCGAGGCCGAGCTTGGCCGCGACGACGGCGGCCCCGTCGAGCGACACGCGGCCCTGCACGAGCGTGCCGAGCATGGTGAAGAAGCGCCGCCCGGGGGAGTCGATCGGCGAGGAGTAGGTGCCATCGGGAGCGACATCGCCGTAGCGGTTGAGGAGGTTCGTCCGCGGGACGCGGACGCCGTCGAAGCTCAGCCGGCCGTTGTCGACGCCGAGGAGCCCGCCCTTGCGGCCGTCGTCCTCGATCGTCACGCCCGGCAGCGGGACGCCGGATTCGTCCCGGATCGGGACGAACAGCGCGTGCACGCCGTGGTCGACCCCGGCGGTGACGAGCTGGGCGAACACCACCGCGGCCCGGCCGTGCGCGGCCGCATTGCCGATGTACTCCTTCGTCGCCGCGCGGAAGGGGGTGGTGATGACGAACTCCTGCTCCTCCGGGTCGTAGACCGCGGTGGTGCCGATCGAGGCGACGTCGGAGCCGTGCCCGATCTCGGTCATCGCGAAGCAGCCGAGGAGCTCGGCGCGCTGGGCGGGCAGGAGCCACTGCGCGTGCTGCTCGGCGTTGCCGAGGTGCTGGATCGCACCGCCGAACAGGCCGAACTGCACCCCGGCCTTGATCTGCAGGCTGGGGGAGGCGGTGACCGCCTCCTCGAAGGCCGCGACGTACCCGGCGTGGTCGTTCGCGCCGCCGAGCTCCTCGGGCAGCGAGCGGAAGGTCGCCCCGGACTCCGCGAGCGCCTTGACCCCGCGCAGGGTCGCGGCGCGGAGCTCGTCGAGGTCGCCCGTCACCGGGGGGATCGCGTCGGGGTGCTCGACGAGCGCGCGGCCGCGCCGGCGCTCCGCCGCCCAGGCGCCGTCGAGGAGCGCGCCGAGGACGGCGGGATCGAGGGTGAGGGGGGTCTTGCTGCGGGTCATCGGTGTACCTCCATGAAGGATCGGCTGGAATCCCAGAGCCAGGTGGTGAGTCGGTCGGTGAAATCCGTGCGGTCGGTCGGGTCGTGGAGCCAGCGCTCCGTGCACGAGCGGACGAATCCGATGGCGCCGTCGGCCCACAGGATCTCGGAGTCCCCGGTCAGTCCCATGCGCACGCACAGCAGGTCGGTGACGTCGGCGAGGAATCCGCGAGCAGGCGCCCCGGCGCTGCGGGCGAGCGCGGAGTCGCAGAAGCGGTAGACGGCGGGGGAGCCGGCGGCGAGCGCGGTGAAGGCGTCGATCATGCCGGCAAGCGCGGCGCGCCGGTCGCCGGCCGGGGCCGGGGCCTCGGCGAGCGAGCGGCGGATGACGTCCATCGCCCAGTCGCCCATGCACGCCTGGAGGCCGCCGCGATCCCCGAAGTAGCGGTAGAGGACGGTCTTCGTCGTGCCCGAGCGGGCGGAGATCTCATCCATCGAGAGATCGGCGCCGTGCTCGTCGATGACATGGCGGATCGTGCGGAGCAGCTCGCGGCGTCGTCGCCGCCGGTGGTCGTCCCAGCGTGCGGAGCGGCCGTCCGATGTGACGGGTTTCATGGGTCCCACAGTATCAGGTACTGTCGGTACCGGTTAATCGTTCCGGCATTCCCAGGAGGGAAGCATGACGCTTCGCAAGGCCGCCGTCCTCGGCGGCAATCGCATCCCGTTCGCCCGCTCAAACAAGGAGTACGCGCACGCGTCCAACCAGGACATGCTCACGAGCGCCCTCGACGGCCTCGTCGCGCGCCACGGTCTCGCCGGCCGTCGCCTCGGCGAGGTGGCCGCAGGCGCGGTGCTCAAGCACTCGAAGGACATCAATCTCACCCGCGAGGCGGTGCTCGGCTCCGCGCTCAGCCCCGAGACCCCGGCGTTCGACCTCGGCCAGGCCTGTGCCACCGGGCTCGAGGCGGTGGTCTCGATCGCCGGCAAGATCAGGCTCGGCCAGATCGACTCCGGGATCGCCGGCGGCGTTGACTCCGCCTCCGACGCCCCGATCGTCGTGAGCGAGGAGCTGCGCGGCATCCTGCTCGAGGTGTCGCGCGCGAAGTCGCTCCCGCAGCGCCTCAAGGCGCTGTCCCGGCTCCGCCCGGCCGACCTCGCGCCGCAGGCGCCGAGCACCGGCGAGGCGCGCACCGGGAAGTCGATGGGGGAGCACCAGGCGCTCTCCACCGCCGAATGGGGCATCACCCGGGAGGCGCAGGATGCGCTCGCCGCGGCCTCCCACCGGAACCTCGCCGCCGCCTGGGACCGCGGGTTCTTCGACGATCTCGTCACCCCGTACCTCGGCGTCACCCGCGACACCAACCTGCGTCCCGATTCCACCGTGGAATCGCTCGCTAGACTGCGCACGGTGTTCGGCAACGGACTGCCGGGCGAGCCGACGATGACCGCCGGCAACTCCACGCCGCTCACCGACGGCGCCTCGACCGTGCTGCTCGGCAGCGAGGAGTGGGCCGCCGAACAGGGCCTCGCACCGCTCGCCTACATCGTCGACGCGGAGGCCGCGGCGGTGGACTTCGTCGACGGGAACGAGGGGCTGCTCATGGCGCCCGCCCACGCCGTCCCGCGGCTGCTCGCGCGCAACGGGCTGACCTTCGCGGACTTCGACGTGTTCGAGATCCACGAGGCCTTCGCCTCCACCGTGCTCTGCCACCTCGCGGCCTGGGAGAGCGAGGAGTACTGCCGGGAGGTGCTCGGCCTGCCCGCCGCCCTCGGCTCGATCGACCGCGAGCGGCTCAACCCGCTCGGCTCCTCGCTCGCCGCCGGACATCCCTTCGCGGCGACCGGCGGCCGGATCATCGCGAGCGTGTCCAAGCACCTCGCCGAGACCGGGAAGCGGCGCGCGCTCGTCTCCATCTGCGCCGCCGGCGGCCAGGGTCTCACCGCCATCGTGGAAGGGGCCTCGGCATGAGCGATCGGTACATCTCCTTCGTCAACGGCCCGCTCAAGGGCATCGTCAAGAGCCTCGGGCTGCCCGCGCCGGTCGAGCTCCGACGCTTCGACCCGGCGGATCCGGCCCACGGCTACCTGCGCGAGCCGATCCTCGTCGTCGGTCCCACCGCCGGCGCCGACCTCATCTCCGAGCTCCTCCTCGCCAACGACTTCGAGGTCGTCCGCACCGCCACCCCCGGGCAGACGCTCTCGGCGATCATCGGCGTCTTCACCGGGGTCGAGGAGCCCGGCGAGCTCGGTCCCGTCGCCCTCGCGATGGGTCAGGGGATCAAGCAGCTCGCCCGCTGCGGACGGGTGATCACCGTGTCCGAGGCCGCCGGGCTCACCGCGGACGCCGCTGCCGGTTCGAGTGCGGCGGCGAACGCGGCGCGCCACGGCGTCACCGGCATCACCCGCTCGCTCGCGCACGAGCTGCGGGCGGGCGCCACGGCCAACGGCATCGTCCTCGACGGTGCGGACGTCACCGCGCCGTCCGCGGTGTCGGCGCTGTGGTTCCTCCTCTCGGCGAAGTCCGCCTACGTGTCCGGGCAGTTCATCACCGTCGACTCCGCGACCGGCACCGGGCTCACCGCCGTCGAGTTCGCCGGAGCACCCCTCACGGGCCGCAGCGCGGTCGTCACCGGTGCCGCCCGCGGGATCGGGGCGTCGATCGCCGCCGCGCTCGCCCGCGACGGCGCCCGGGTGTACGGCGTCGATGTGCCGGCCGCCGGCGATGCGCTCGCTGCGACCATGAACGCGATCGGGGGAGTGGCGATCCAGCTCGACATCACTGCTCCGACCGCCGGACGGACGATCGCCGGGCATGTGCCGGGCGGGATCGACATCCTCGTCCACAACGCGGGGATCACCCGCGACAAGCTCCTCGCGAACATGGACGAGGCGCGGTGGAACGCGGTGCTCGAGGTCAACATCGCATCGCAGCTCCGGATCAACGACACCCTCACCGAGCTCGGCGCGTGGGGTGAGCGACCCCACGTCGTGTCCCTCGCCTCGACCTCGGGCATCGCCGGCAACCGCGGGCAGACGAACTATGCGGCCTCGAAGGCCGGCGTCATCGGCATGGCCGCCGGCGCCGCGCACGGGTTCGCCGCGCTCGGCGGCACGATCAACGCCGTGGCGCCGGGCTTCATCGAGACCGAGATGACCGCGCGGATGCCGACCCTCACCCGGGAGCTCGCCCGTCGGGTGTCGAGCCTCCAGCAGGGCGGCACGCCGCAGGACGTCGCCGAGGCGATCGCCTACCTCGTGTCCGACTCCGCCGGCGGGATCAACGGCCGGGTGCTCCGGGTGTGCGGGCAGAACATGGTGGGGGCGTGACATGACCACGGATGAGAAGAAGCCCGCCTCGATGCTCCCGGTCTACGGCCGGGCGGTGCTCGGCATGCTCCCGGGACGCCGCGGGAGCGGCAGGGTGCCGGCGCGCGAGCTCACCGAGACGCTGACGATCGACCCCTCCGCCGTCGCCCGGTTCTGCCGGGTCGTCGGCGCGCCGGTGGCCAACCGGGTCCCGCCGGCCTACCTCCACGTCCTCGGGTTCCCGTCGAGCATGCGTCTGATGACCGATCCGGGGTTCCCGGTTCCCGTCATGGGCATGGTGCACATCCGCACCGAGTTCACCCAGTTCCGACCGGTCCTCGTCGGCGAGCAGCTCAGCCTCACGGTGAGCGCCGAACCCGCCCGCACGCATCCGCGGGGCACCGAGATCGGGATGCGGGTGCGCGGTGCGGTCGCGGGGCAGCCGGTCTTCGACGAGACCTGGGTGTGCCTCGCGAAGGGCGTCGAGCTGCCCAAGGCCGCGCCGGCCCCCGCTCGGGAGCGCACCGAGTTCGCCGCTCCGGTGCCGACCGCGGAATGGCGCCTCGACCCGGGTGTCGGCCCGCGCTACGCTCGGGTGTCCGGCGACTTCAACCCGATCCACCTCAACCCGCTCGCGGCGAAGGCGTTCGGCTTCCCGCGCTCGATCGCGCACGGGATGTACACCGCGGCGCGCGGCTTCGCCTCCGCCGGCGTCACGCTCGACGCGTTCCGCTGGGAGTTCGAGTTCGCCAAGCCCGTCGTGCTGCCGGCGACCGTCGGCTACCGCGTGACGAGCCGCGAACCCGACGGCGGCCTCGACTACGCGGTGTGGAGCCCGAAGTCCGGGAAACCGCACCTCCTCGCCGCCGTGCGCCCGCTCTGAGGGCACTGAAACGGCGGTTGGATCGGCCCGGATATGACATGCGCCACATCCGGGCCGATCCGGTTGTACAGAGGCGGGACAGTGTGTAGAGTTCTATCTGTTGCCTGCGCGGGTGGCGGAATTGGTAGACGCGCTAGCTTGAGGTGCTAGTGCCCAATTTATCGGGCGTGGGGGTTCAAGTCCCCCCTCGCGCACAGGAACACAGGCCCCGGAGAGATCCGGGGCCTGTTGCTTTCCCGGAACCGTCCGGGTCCTCCCCTAGACTCGAGCCACGATCGGGATCGAGGGGGACGGGCATGGAGCAGGTGGCGGACACCTCGCGCGCGTTGCTCGCCCTGCTCCTCGAGATCACCCCGCTCATGCTCATCGCCGCGGTGAGCCCGGTCGTCTTCATCACCGCCACGACGATCGCCACCTCGATGTCACCGCGCGCCGGTCGGCGCTTCGTCCTCGGCTGCGCGGCAGTCCTCGCCGCGATCGGAACGGTGAGCGCGGGCATCCTCGGCGCGAGCCTCACCGCCCTCATCGAGCGCGAGATCCTCTCCGGGGTCTTCCAGGTGACGGTGGGCGCGGTGCTCGTGCTCTACGGCATCTACCTCGCCCGGCAGTACGGGGCGGAGCAGGCGCGCCGCCGGGCGTCCGTGCACACCGGGTCGAGCGCCGCGCGCTCCCCGGCCACCGAGGCCTTCGAGGCCGTCGGCGAGGTCCGCAGCCGGGGCACGCTCGTGTGGGGCGCGGCGACGATGGCGACGAACTACACCACCCTGCCCCTCTATGTCGCGGTGACGCAGGACATCGGCTCGGCCCCCGTCGAGGTGTGGTGGAAGATCCCCATGCTGCTCGTCGTCATCGGCGTCGTCGCAGCGCCCGCCTGGCTGCCCCTCGTCCTCACCCGCACCGCCCCCGAGCTCCTCGCCCGGCTCCAGGCGCGCTTCTCCTCGCGCGCACCGCGCCGCTGGCCGCTCGCTCCGCTGCTGCCGATCATCGCGTGCCTCGCCGGCGGCGGCTGGCTGCTGTGGATCGGGTTCCGCGGCTGAGGCGCGCTAGGCTCGGATCCGTCATCGCCCGACCCCGAAGGGAGCACCGTCGCTCGTGAATGACCGGGACCGCTACTCCGCCGACGCCGTCGCGGCAGGAGTCCACCTGCTCTACGCCGCCGCCCACGGCCTCGCCGGCTCCGCCGCACCGGAACCCGACCCGACCGGCGACGCCGCCGCGACCGAGGTCCGCGCGATCCTCGCAGCGCAGGGCGCCGGTCCGGAGGAGATCGCTGCCGGCCTGTCCGCGATCCGGGCCGCCCGGCGCACGATCGAGGAAGGAGCCGCAGAGCAGTTCTCCGTCCAGGCCTACGACCGCGCGCGCGAGGCGGCCGTGGCCGGTGCCGCGTCCTCGTGCCTGCCGGGCCACCGGATCTGGCCGCCGACGAGCCAGACGGTGCGCCGCACGCTCGGCGGGGGCTACTGGAACGCCGCTCTCGCCGCACTCGGCTATCCGGTCTCCGGCCTCGGCCGGACACCGGGCGGCGGGCGCTACTCGGAGGACGACTACCGGACCGCGGTGGGGGAGTTCCTCGCTGCGGCGGGGACCGCCGGGGGATCGGCGAGCTTCGCCGCCTACGGGGAGTGGGTGCGCACGGAGACCGCAGCCGGCACCCGGCGGCCGTCCGGGGCCGGGGTGCGGGCGCACTTCGGGAGCTGGCAGGCGGCGAAGGACGCCGCCGCAGGGGTCAGCGGGCGCGCGGCATCGGACGACCGAGGAGCTTGATCCGCCACGCCGGCTCGACGTGCTGGTACCAGTGGCGCTCGATCGCGAGCTCGTAGAACTCGACGAGGCGCTCCGTCGCGGCGCGCCAGCCGTACTGCTCGGTGCTCGCCCGGCCCTGCGCGCCGAGCCGGCGCAGCAGGTCCTCGTCGGCGAGCAGGCGGGAGATCTGCCGTGCCATGTCGTCGGCGCTGTGCGGTTCGAACAGGAGTCCGTCGACGCCGTCCTGCACCGCGAACGGGATGCCGCCGGCCCTGGCGCCGACCACCGGCACGCCCGAGGCGAGCGACTCGA
This Brevibacterium ihuae DNA region includes the following protein-coding sequences:
- a CDS encoding 3-oxoacyl-ACP reductase; amino-acid sequence: MSDRYISFVNGPLKGIVKSLGLPAPVELRRFDPADPAHGYLREPILVVGPTAGADLISELLLANDFEVVRTATPGQTLSAIIGVFTGVEEPGELGPVALAMGQGIKQLARCGRVITVSEAAGLTADAAAGSSAAANAARHGVTGITRSLAHELRAGATANGIVLDGADVTAPSAVSALWFLLSAKSAYVSGQFITVDSATGTGLTAVEFAGAPLTGRSAVVTGAARGIGASIAAALARDGARVYGVDVPAAGDALAATMNAIGGVAIQLDITAPTAGRTIAGHVPGGIDILVHNAGITRDKLLANMDEARWNAVLEVNIASQLRINDTLTELGAWGERPHVVSLASTSGIAGNRGQTNYAASKAGVIGMAAGAAHGFAALGGTINAVAPGFIETEMTARMPTLTRELARRVSSLQQGGTPQDVAEAIAYLVSDSAGGINGRVLRVCGQNMVGA
- a CDS encoding acetyl-CoA C-acetyltransferase, translating into MTLRKAAVLGGNRIPFARSNKEYAHASNQDMLTSALDGLVARHGLAGRRLGEVAAGAVLKHSKDINLTREAVLGSALSPETPAFDLGQACATGLEAVVSIAGKIRLGQIDSGIAGGVDSASDAPIVVSEELRGILLEVSRAKSLPQRLKALSRLRPADLAPQAPSTGEARTGKSMGEHQALSTAEWGITREAQDALAAASHRNLAAAWDRGFFDDLVTPYLGVTRDTNLRPDSTVESLARLRTVFGNGLPGEPTMTAGNSTPLTDGASTVLLGSEEWAAEQGLAPLAYIVDAEAAAVDFVDGNEGLLMAPAHAVPRLLARNGLTFADFDVFEIHEAFASTVLCHLAAWESEEYCREVLGLPAALGSIDRERLNPLGSSLAAGHPFAATGGRIIASVSKHLAETGKRRALVSICAAGGQGLTAIVEGASA
- a CDS encoding bifunctional o-acetylhomoserine/o-acetylserine sulfhydrylase; translated protein: MSELAFETRQVHAGQTPDSQTGARALPIYQTTSFVFDDAKTAADRFALADLGPIYTRLGNPTVAVVEERIASLEGGVQALLLASGQSAEFLAIINLAGAGDHIVASPSLYGGTYNLFHVTLRKLGIETTFVSDPSDIESWKAAVQPNTKAFFGESVSNPRSDVLDIAAVAEAAHAAGVPLIVDNTLATPYLVRPIEHGADFVIHSATKYLGGHGTAMAGVIVDAGRFDFSADPERYPGFNTPDESYNGIVYARDLGPDSAFGANVSFGIKARVQLLRDLGPAAAPFNAFLIAQGLETLSLRIERHVANANTVAEWLEAHSQVERVAFAGLPSSPWHALAQKYLPKGVGSVLSFDIAGGYDAAVRFVDALELHSHVANIGDVRSLVIHPASTTHSQLDEVAQAAAGVNPGLVRLAVGIEGIDDIIADLEKGFAAARG
- a CDS encoding MaoC/PaaZ C-terminal domain-containing protein is translated as MTTDEKKPASMLPVYGRAVLGMLPGRRGSGRVPARELTETLTIDPSAVARFCRVVGAPVANRVPPAYLHVLGFPSSMRLMTDPGFPVPVMGMVHIRTEFTQFRPVLVGEQLSLTVSAEPARTHPRGTEIGMRVRGAVAGQPVFDETWVCLAKGVELPKAAPAPARERTEFAAPVPTAEWRLDPGVGPRYARVSGDFNPIHLNPLAAKAFGFPRSIAHGMYTAARGFASAGVTLDAFRWEFEFAKPVVLPATVGYRVTSREPDGGLDYAVWSPKSGKPHLLAAVRPL
- a CDS encoding TetR/AcrR family transcriptional regulator, encoding MKPVTSDGRSARWDDHRRRRRRELLRTIRHVIDEHGADLSMDEISARSGTTKTVLYRYFGDRGGLQACMGDWAMDVIRRSLAEAPAPAGDRRAALAGMIDAFTALAAGSPAVYRFCDSALARSAGAPARGFLADVTDLLCVRMGLTGDSEILWADGAIGFVRSCTERWLHDPTDRTDFTDRLTTWLWDSSRSFMEVHR
- the metX gene encoding homoserine O-acetyltransferase MetX — its product is MPVAGRTGLAGFTDHHLESGYVFEEMHIAFETFGTLNAAGTNAVLIEHALTGDAHATSGVAEPATAEHPRSFAPGWWEEVIGPGRAIDTDEFFVVCANALGGCSGTTGPTTTHADGLPYGSRFPALTIRDLVAAEIALTDRLGIASWHAVIGGSMGGARALEFALMAPERVQRATVLAAPAYSDADQIAWAHAQIQAIELDPDYCGGDYAALGRFPTAGLGLARQIAHLTYRADTELNHRFANTRQFPRPAGAPDTYYSIQSYLDHQARKLVGRFDAESYRVLTGALRDHDVRRGRSQDLGQALAHATSAFQVISVSSDRLYPPGQVAQLAEALPGTVAHHTIDSWAGHDGFLTEGRAVGQLVRAFLES
- a CDS encoding acyl-CoA dehydrogenase family protein, with translation MTRSKTPLTLDPAVLGALLDGAWAAERRRGRALVEHPDAIPPVTGDLDELRAATLRGVKALAESGATFRSLPEELGGANDHAGYVAAFEEAVTASPSLQIKAGVQFGLFGGAIQHLGNAEQHAQWLLPAQRAELLGCFAMTEIGHGSDVASIGTTAVYDPEEQEFVITTPFRAATKEYIGNAAAHGRAAVVFAQLVTAGVDHGVHALFVPIRDESGVPLPGVTIEDDGRKGGLLGVDNGRLSFDGVRVPRTNLLNRYGDVAPDGTYSSPIDSPGRRFFTMLGTLVQGRVSLDGAAVVAAKLGLDIAIRYGLERRQFTGADDTEEVVLLDYQQHQRRLMPLLAETYANGIAHEVLLESFQQVFSGTDDSDEARQVLETQAAGFKAVSTWSALDILQECREACGGAGFMTENRLTGLRSDLDIFVTFEGDNTVLLQLVGKRLLGDYAAEFKNIDFGGVARFIGTQAAEHSLYRSGLANVGRTIGEVLTPGLTERRIRSGRLQQMLLSARVDTMVAELAGNLRPAAKMSRADAAALLNENQHELIEAARAYIELLKWEALDTALHSLDDDPARADEAKALRRIRDLYGLTLIERKIGWHIMYGRLSMNRARQVGPTISRLCTKLAGNAADLVAAFGYGPEHRRATIAEGIEAERQAEAREHYRRARAQADHPVDEKVLHAARKTAARS